A region of Martelella sp. NC20 DNA encodes the following proteins:
- a CDS encoding IS630 family transposase, whose amino-acid sequence MRSNISFTVSPDDRQRLSAIVAAPNSPQKHVWRARIILLSDDGLGTSAIMAETGKSKTCVWRWQERFMHEGVDGLLHDRSRPPGKAPVPPERVAEIVRLTQEPPPHEATHWTLRAMARVAGIAASTVQAIWKAHGLSPHRWRQFKLSNDPAFAEKLTDIVGLYVDPPAHAVVLSVDEKSQIQALDRTQPGLPMKKGRAGTMTHDYKRHGTTTLFAALNVLDGTVIGQNMQRHRHQEFIRFLNRIEREVPQDKAIHVILDNYAVHKKDKVRAWLARHPRWTFHFTPTSCSWLNAVEGFFAKLTRRRLKYGVFHSVVDLQAAINRFVREYNADCPKPFVWKADPEDIITARNRGFQTLESNH is encoded by the coding sequence ATGCGCAGCAACATTTCCTTTACGGTATCTCCCGACGACCGGCAGCGATTGAGCGCCATCGTCGCGGCCCCGAACAGCCCACAGAAGCACGTCTGGCGGGCACGTATCATCCTTCTGAGCGACGATGGTCTGGGCACCTCGGCGATCATGGCCGAGACCGGCAAGTCGAAAACCTGTGTGTGGCGCTGGCAGGAGCGGTTCATGCATGAGGGCGTCGACGGCCTGCTTCATGACCGGTCCCGGCCACCCGGCAAGGCGCCGGTCCCGCCGGAGCGTGTTGCCGAGATCGTCCGCTTGACGCAGGAACCGCCGCCGCACGAGGCAACACACTGGACGCTGCGCGCCATGGCCAGGGTCGCCGGCATCGCGGCCTCGACGGTTCAGGCGATCTGGAAGGCTCACGGTCTCAGCCCGCATCGCTGGAGGCAGTTCAAACTCTCCAACGATCCAGCCTTCGCCGAAAAGCTCACCGACATCGTTGGTCTTTATGTCGACCCGCCGGCCCATGCCGTGGTGCTGTCGGTTGACGAGAAATCACAGATACAGGCTCTCGACAGAACCCAGCCCGGACTGCCGATGAAGAAGGGCCGTGCCGGCACCATGACCCACGATTACAAGCGCCACGGCACCACCACTCTGTTTGCCGCGCTCAACGTGCTGGATGGCACGGTCATCGGCCAGAACATGCAGCGCCACCGCCATCAGGAGTTCATCCGCTTCCTCAACCGCATCGAGCGCGAGGTGCCGCAAGACAAGGCCATCCACGTCATCCTCGACAATTACGCCGTACACAAAAAGGACAAGGTCCGCGCCTGGCTCGCCCGCCATCCGCGCTGGACCTTCCACTTCACCCCGACATCCTGCTCCTGGCTCAACGCCGTCGAGGGCTTCTTCGCCAAACTCACACGGCGAAGGCTCAAATACGGGGTCTTCCATTCCGTCGTCGATCTGCAGGCCGCAATCAACCGTTTCGTGCGCGAATACAATGCTGACTGTCCCAAGCCATTTGTCTGGAAAGCCGATCCCGAGGACATCATCACCGCACGAAACCGAGGGTTCCAAACGTTGGAATCAAACCACTAG
- a CDS encoding potassium/proton antiporter: MLDMIFPISLVAAALVLLSVLTSVLAFRFGAPLLLVFLGIGLIAGEDGLGITYNDASSAYFIGSLALAIILFDSGFETKLHSFRRAAMPSISLATIGVALTAGSMGLVTHLIFGLSWQESLLLGAIVASTDAAAVFFLLRVGRITIRENVRSTLEVESGSNDPMAIFLTVAFLELALAGTSSQALWWDVLLGFAMQLGLGALLGMIGGYVIVTVANKVTLEGALYPIAILAAAICLFGFVGMVGGSGFLAVYAAGLVAGNSKMLGQLGLRRFMEGLTWMAQIAMFLTLGLFATPSQFLDVALPAIASAMALIFVCRPLAVWICLLPFGYKRNETAFVSWVGLRGAVSILLGIIPLAGGLPEGNLLFNVAYIVVLTSLLVQGWTIRPMARWLGLIVPKRIGPVERVGLELPGGAGHELIVYRVVKDSPVLRGERLPRWARPSLVVRNGRSMRFQYAGRLQEHDLVYMFVPPSYIHLLDKLFASPAELTQDDADFYGGFSLEPSKTMSALAQAYGLRTIPDDQKDVSIADYMKQKLGGGVEVGDRVGCGGLDLVVREVNQHGSVSEVGLVVDQPDAQAQIPLFLSGKDMWLWARQKISRRSVEAEPDD, translated from the coding sequence ATGCTTGATATGATCTTTCCCATTTCACTGGTGGCCGCGGCTCTTGTGCTGCTATCCGTGCTGACGAGCGTGCTGGCTTTCCGGTTTGGAGCACCCTTGCTGTTGGTTTTTCTTGGGATCGGGCTGATAGCCGGTGAAGATGGGCTGGGCATTACCTATAACGACGCCAGTTCAGCCTATTTTATCGGAAGCCTCGCGCTTGCGATTATCCTCTTCGACTCCGGTTTCGAGACGAAACTGCACTCCTTCCGGCGTGCTGCGATGCCCTCTATTTCGCTTGCCACCATAGGTGTAGCCCTGACTGCAGGGTCGATGGGACTGGTCACACATCTGATTTTTGGCTTGTCCTGGCAAGAGTCTTTGCTTCTTGGTGCGATCGTGGCCTCGACGGATGCTGCGGCTGTATTCTTTCTGCTGAGAGTGGGCCGCATAACGATTCGGGAGAATGTCCGATCCACCCTGGAAGTTGAATCGGGCTCCAACGATCCGATGGCGATTTTCCTGACCGTGGCGTTTCTCGAGTTGGCTCTTGCCGGCACGTCTTCGCAGGCGCTTTGGTGGGATGTTCTACTGGGCTTTGCAATGCAGCTGGGCCTTGGCGCGCTGCTGGGAATGATCGGGGGGTATGTGATCGTCACCGTGGCCAACAAGGTAACGTTGGAAGGCGCGCTTTATCCCATTGCTATTCTTGCCGCCGCGATCTGCCTTTTCGGCTTTGTCGGAATGGTGGGCGGCAGTGGCTTCCTCGCCGTATACGCGGCGGGGTTGGTCGCAGGAAACAGCAAGATGCTCGGCCAGTTGGGACTGCGGCGCTTTATGGAGGGGCTAACATGGATGGCACAGATCGCCATGTTCCTGACTCTTGGGCTTTTTGCGACGCCATCGCAGTTCCTCGACGTCGCTCTTCCGGCGATCGCGTCCGCTATGGCCCTGATTTTCGTCTGTCGGCCGTTGGCCGTCTGGATATGTCTGTTACCGTTCGGATACAAACGCAATGAAACGGCTTTCGTCTCCTGGGTGGGTTTGCGCGGCGCCGTCTCCATTCTCCTTGGTATCATACCGCTCGCCGGGGGATTGCCAGAAGGCAACCTGCTGTTCAACGTCGCCTATATCGTGGTGCTGACATCACTCCTCGTGCAGGGCTGGACGATCCGTCCCATGGCGCGTTGGCTCGGTCTGATTGTTCCCAAAAGGATCGGGCCGGTTGAACGTGTGGGGTTGGAATTGCCGGGTGGTGCTGGCCACGAACTGATCGTCTACAGAGTCGTGAAAGACAGCCCCGTTCTGCGCGGTGAGCGTCTTCCACGGTGGGCGCGGCCCTCTCTCGTCGTTCGCAATGGACGCTCCATGCGCTTTCAGTATGCCGGCAGGCTGCAGGAGCACGATCTCGTATACATGTTCGTGCCGCCCTCTTATATTCACCTTCTCGACAAGCTGTTTGCCAGCCCGGCAGAGCTTACACAAGATGACGCCGATTTTTATGGAGGTTTCAGTCTGGAACCGTCGAAGACGATGAGCGCACTTGCACAGGCCTATGGTTTGAGGACCATACCGGATGACCAGAAGGACGTTTCGATTGCCGACTATATGAAGCAAAAGCTCGGCGGTGGCGTCGAAGTCGGTGATCGGGTCGGATGCGGCGGCCTCGATCTTGTGGTGCGCGAGGTAAACCAGCACGGCAGCGTTTCCGAGGTTGGACTGGTCGTTGATCAACCCGATGCTCAAGCCCAGATTCCGCTGTTTCTCAGCGGCAAAGATATGTGGCTTTGGGCAAGGCAAAAGATATCCCGAAGGTCGGTTGAAGCGGAACCCGACGACTGA